Proteins from a single region of Punica granatum isolate Tunisia-2019 chromosome 8, ASM765513v2, whole genome shotgun sequence:
- the LOC116187169 gene encoding leucine-rich repeat protein soc-2 homolog, giving the protein MEVGDSLAVLDLSSCKISRTPNLSKYTNLERLILEDCQKLEKIDGTIGNLKRLKHLNLNDCYRLQDLPEEIGYLKALQELFLRGCAYFSTLPASIGDLQSLAILELSRVSIVRLPDTIGRLQKLERLSLKYSNIKRLPETLGDVQSLVELDLTQSKLAQLPDSIGRLTKLESLGLGGCLKIQKLPDSLGNLGSLSQLDISFTGFLELPDSIGNLKELKMLDVSNCRERKLPRSIGTMKKLEISDARNSDLQGEIPTEIGRLSRLRRLDLSSTSICLLPWTISQLSLLEALWLVNCNKLEELPRLPASLTGLRCASVILKRIPDLSNIRNLTNVAILNTGEDPTKILGLGITPGTDVIPWVDYVCTRNLAVWSPCWDPSMLEECIMVCIQILRPYRHI; this is encoded by the coding sequence GTTGGAGACAGCTTAGCAGTCCTAGATCTCTCTTCATGCAAAATATCTAGAACCCCCAacttatcaaaatatacgaacCTAGAGAGGTTAATTCTTGAGGATTGTCagaaattagagaaaattgaCGGCACCATTGGCAATCTAAAGAGGTTGAAGCACTTGAATTTGAATGATTGTTATCGTCTTCAAGATTTGCCTGAAGAAATCGGTTATCTCAAAGCCTTACAAGAGCTTTTCCTACGTGGCTGTGCCTACTTTTCCACATTGCCTGCGTCAATCGGTGACTTGCAATCTTTGGCGATCCTCGAATTATCACGTGTCAGCATTGTGAGACTTCCGGACACAATTGGGAGACTGCAGAAACTTGAACGCCTCTCATTGAAGTATAGCAATATAAAGAGACTACCAGAGACGCTTGGAGATGTGCAGTCGTTAGTTGAATTAGACTTGACCCAGTCAAAGCTTGCCCAATTACCTGATTCCATCGGACGCCTTACGAAGCTTGAGAGCCTCGGTTTGGGAGGTTGCCTCAAGATTCAAAAACTGCCGGACTCGCTTGGGAATCTAGGATCTTTATCTCAGTTGGATATATCATTCACAGGCTTCTTGGAGTTACCCGATTCAATCGGGAATTTAAAGGAATTGAAAATGTTAGACGTATCTAATTGCAGGGAGAGAAAATTACCGCGGTCCATTGGAACGATGAAGAAGCTTGAAATTTCGGATGCAAGGAACAGCGATTTGCAAGGAGAAATCCCGACTGAAATTGGGAGATTGTCCCGCCTGAGAAGATTGGACTTATCGTCGACCAGCATATGCCTTTTGCCCTGGACGATCAGTCAGCTTTCTTTGCTCGAAGCGCTTTGGTTAGTGAATTGCAACAAACTCGAGGAGCTGCCTAGGCTTCCCGCAAGTTTGACCGGTTTAAGGTGTGCATCGGTGATACTAAAGAGAATCCCAGATCTCTCAAATATAAGGAACCTGACTAATGTGGCGATACTTAACACTGGAGAGGATCCTACAAAAATTCTTGGTTTAGGCATTACTCCTGGTACAGACGTGATACCGTGGGTAGATTACGTATGCACTAGAAATCTGGCAGTGTGGTCACCCTGTTGGGATCCATCTATGTTAGAGGAATGCATCATGGTATGCATTCAAATATTACGACCCTACCGACACATTTAA